The uncultured Trichococcus sp. DNA segment GGATGCTTTATCGGATGAAACAAAATGCAGTAGGGTTAGCAAATATCACTATTCTAGCGACTATGGTCATTGTTGCGGTATCAACGACAGCGGCTATTTTTATTGGGACTGAAGATACCTTAACGGTTCGTTTGCCTTATGAGAACCAAAGAACCTATTATGAACCCGTCGATTTGGAAGAACAACTTGAAGCCATCGAAAAGGAAACAGAAACGAATGGATTAAAAGTTACGGGGACAGAAATGTATGTGTACTATAATTTGTTCAGTATCATTGAAGATAACAAAATTATGATTGGAGAGTCTGATTTTGCTAAGGAGATACCGGATACTGTCCAGTTGCTTGTCAAAGAAGATTATGAGAGGATAGCCGACGAAACAATCCAGTTACAATCCGATGAAGTATTGATATTTGATTCAAAAAACAGATTTGATTTTTCAACGCTGCTTATCGGAGACACAACGTACCAGGTCGAAGCAAAAATAGAGAACCCCTTGAAAATGGACAAATCACAGAGTCCCAATATGATCGTGGTAGTGGATTCTAAAGAAAACTTAGAATCCATTATAGAAACTGATTTTAGATCAAGAGGGGTAGAACTCCCGATTGTTGCAGATGCAGTCATTTCTTGGGACACGACTGGAACGCAAGAGCAGAAGAAAGACTATTCTGACAAAATGGCAGCTAACGTAAGTGATAGCGATAACTCATATTTTCAGTCGAGAGAACTTATGCGTGAAGAATGGAACACTATGAATGGCGGGTTTTTGTTCTTAGGCATTTTTCTTGGCGTATTGTTTACGTTCGGAGCAGCGTTGATTACATATTTCAAACAAGTTTCAGAAGGCTATGATGACCGAGAAAAATTCCAGATCATGCAAAAAGTTGGCTTGGATAAGCAAATGATTCGCAAAACCACCCGTTTACAAATTGTATGGATGTTCCTTTTGCCGTTAATTATTGCTGTGACTCATGTTACGTTTGCCTTTCCGATTATTCAAAAATTATTGCTCTTGTTTAGTGTGGTCAATACAGCATTAGTCTTCTGGTGCTTTATCGGCGTAATAGTCGGATTTAGTGTGATTTATTGGATCATTTATCAAGTAACGTCAAAAGTGTATTACAGCATTGTTGAATAGTATGAATCATTAAAAGTAGGAGCCGTTCCCGTGTGGGGCGGCTCCTGTTTTCGGATATCTGGCTTGGATGTCCGATACTGTGGAGTTATCGGACAAGCGGATTAGTATTGTCTGCGTGGATGTCCGATTCTTTGGGATTATCGGACAAGCAGGACAGTATAGTCTGTGTAGATGTCCGATTCTCTGATGTTATCGGACATCCGCTTCACAATCTGCTACCTAAATGTCCGATTCTTCGCAATTATCGGACAACCCCCACCAAAATCGAGCCCAACCAAAAAAAGCTGCCTAACAAGGCAGCTTTTTCTCTTTATTCAAAATCACACATACGTTACCGCAACTCCATAATGATCGGACACGCAAGGCAACTTCTTCCCATCAAACTTGACTTCATAGGTTTCGACCGCTTGTGGTTGGTCCGAGAAGATGTAGTCGATGCGCAGCGGCACTTCGTTTCCTTCCCAGCCGTCGATCGCCGGCGGAACAGTCGCAGATCCGATACGCGTTGCAGCAACGGCGTAGGCATCCTGCCAGCCGGCGTTCGTGATCAGGTCGTAGCCTTCGTTGCGGACATCGGCCGGGTTGTTGACGTCACCCATCACGAAGATGGGCTTGGTGCCGCGCAGCTTTTTGACGGCCGCCTCAACTGAAGTCCACTCGCGCAGGAATGGATTTTCTTCTTCCTCTTTCCACCAGGACAAGTGGACGGAGACGAAAGCGGCTGCTTCGGTCTCGAGGACCAAAGCGCGGCGGGTGTGGATGCTTTCGAAATCATTGACTACAGAAAGTTGGACCTGTTCGACTGACTGAATAGGCGCTTTGCTGAGGATGGCGACCCCTTCATCGAAACGGAAGTAGCCTTGGTGGCAAGGCACCCAGGACCAATGGTAGGAAAGTCCTTTCTCCGCCAGAGCCTTCACCAAGAAGTAGGCGAAGTTATCCGATTTGATCGGGATTTCATTCTGAGTCGCGTGATAGCCTTCCGGATTGTTAATGACCGGGCCGGAAGAAAGCTGATTCACTTCCTGCAGGGCGATGGCGTCATATTGGTTTTCCAGAATGTCGGCAACAAGCGGGGCAAACAGGCTAGGGTCTGCTGTTTGGACCCAGCTGTACGTATTCAAAGTCAGTAGTTTCATGTGGTCCTCTCTCCTCTTATCTTCCTAATAAATCTATTATATCAGATTTCAGGACATCTGCTTGAGGGCCGTAGACGACTTGGATGCCTTTGCCTTTGCGGATGACGCCGCGTGCGCCCAATGTGGACCATTTTTTGTCTTCCGCGACTTGGGTTTCATCTTTGACCGTTACGCGCAAACGTGTCATGCAGGCATCTACTTCAGAAATGTTGTCTTGCCCGCCGAATGCGCCGATGATGTTCCAAACAAGTTTGTCGTTATCGGATGCATCAGCGTTGCCTTCCGGTGTTGCAGTGGAAGGAGCAGCTTCTTCAGCTTCGCCGTCGAAGTCAGTGTAGTTGCCCAAGCGGCCTGGTGTTGCGAATTTGAAGCGTTTGATCATGAAGTTGGCAACGAAGTACATAATCACAGCAAATGCGAGCGTCACCCAGATGTAGTTGACGACATCCAACCACAAGCCGGCTTTCAAGGACATCGGGATGCGGGTCAGAAATTCCAGCGTACCGAAGGAGTGGACGCGCAGGCTGATGATATCGGCCATTGCAAAAGCGACTCCTTGCAGGACTGCATAAACGCCGTAAAGCAGTGGTGCAGCGAACATGAACATGTACTCAAGCGGCTCAGTTACGCCTGTCAGGAAAACAGCGATGGCTGCCGAGAAGAACATGGATTTGTATTTCGGACGTTTGTCTGCATCGACGTTGCGGTACATAGCATAAGCCAAGCCCATCAAGCTGCCGGCTGCGCCGATCATTTGGCCGACTTTGAAGCGGGCCGGAGTGAATGCGTTCAGCAATTCGTTGTAGCCTGCTGTATCGCCAGTGTTGTTCAAGTTCACCAAATCGCTGGCCCAAGCCAACCATAGCGGATCTTGGCCGAACACTTGCGAACCTGCAGCAGCGCCTGTCAACATTGTGTAGGTTCCGCCCAAAGAAGTGTAGTTCATTGGAATCGTCAGCATATG contains these protein-coding regions:
- a CDS encoding ABC transporter permease; protein product: MMVALRGNKFIQTRSDTLSLLFALGAIVVGVFSFIFILYTNSFLIKRRKKEIGLYAILGMKKSHVSRILAIESIVTSFFSIAVGLMIGHLLGELAFLVLNYALKFGIEISFPFTIQAMLIAIGLFALIFLTTLVYNITQVTFSNPIQLIKGKQTGEREPKSSLILFILSLLLIGSGYWMSLTIDNPLDAMIYFFLAVLLVIAGTYFLFISGSIFILKKLKKNKQLYYRPSPFISISGMLYRMKQNAVGLANITILATMVIVAVSTTAAIFIGTEDTLTVRLPYENQRTYYEPVDLEEQLEAIEKETETNGLKVTGTEMYVYYNLFSIIEDNKIMIGESDFAKEIPDTVQLLVKEDYERIADETIQLQSDEVLIFDSKNRFDFSTLLIGDTTYQVEAKIENPLKMDKSQSPNMIVVVDSKENLESIIETDFRSRGVELPIVADAVISWDTTGTQEQKKDYSDKMAANVSDSDNSYFQSRELMREEWNTMNGGFLFLGIFLGVLFTFGAALITYFKQVSEGYDDREKFQIMQKVGLDKQMIRKTTRLQIVWMFLLPLIIAVTHVTFAFPIIQKLLLLFSVVNTALVFWCFIGVIVGFSVIYWIIYQVTSKVYYSIVE
- a CDS encoding endonuclease/exonuclease/phosphatase family protein — translated: MKLLTLNTYSWVQTADPSLFAPLVADILENQYDAIALQEVNQLSSGPVINNPEGYHATQNEIPIKSDNFAYFLVKALAEKGLSYHWSWVPCHQGYFRFDEGVAILSKAPIQSVEQVQLSVVNDFESIHTRRALVLETEAAAFVSVHLSWWKEEEENPFLREWTSVEAAVKKLRGTKPIFVMGDVNNPADVRNEGYDLITNAGWQDAYAVAATRIGSATVPPAIDGWEGNEVPLRIDYIFSDQPQAVETYEVKFDGKKLPCVSDHYGVAVTYV
- a CDS encoding PTS transporter subunit IIBC; its protein translation is MKKIFTFDFWQKFGKALMVVIAVMPAAGLMISIGKMIAMFSGDVQLLLTTAGVIEDLGWAVIVNLHILFAVAIGGSWAKERAGGAFAALLAFILINRTTGKLFAVTGDMLATDGATTKTLFGQDILVNGYFTNVLGAPALNMGVFVGIIAGFVGAVIFNKYYNYRKLPDALSFFNGKRFVPFVVIGWSVLISLVLAIIWPVVQTGINNFGIWIADSADTAPVLAPFVYGTLERLLLPFGLHHMLTIPMNYTSLGGTYTMLTGAAAGSQVFGQDPLWLAWASDLVNLNNTGDTAGYNELLNAFTPARFKVGQMIGAAGSLMGLAYAMYRNVDADKRPKYKSMFFSAAIAVFLTGVTEPLEYMFMFAAPLLYGVYAVLQGVAFAMADIISLRVHSFGTLEFLTRIPMSLKAGLWLDVVNYIWVTLAFAVIMYFVANFMIKRFKFATPGRLGNYTDFDGEAEEAAPSTATPEGNADASDNDKLVWNIIGAFGGQDNISEVDACMTRLRVTVKDETQVAEDKKWSTLGARGVIRKGKGIQVVYGPQADVLKSDIIDLLGR